The Homo sapiens chromosome 5, GRCh38.p14 Primary Assembly genome includes a window with the following:
- the SLC34A1 gene encoding sodium-dependent phosphate transport protein 2A isoform 2 (isoform 2 is encoded by transcript variant 2): MLSYGERLGSPAVSPLPVRGGHVMRGTAFAYVPSPQVLHRIPGTSAYAFPSLGPVALAEHTCPCGEVLERHEPLPAKLALEEEQKPESRLVPKLRQAGAMLLKVPLMLTFLYLFVCSLDMLSSAFQLAGGKVAGDIFKDNAILSNPVAGLVVGILVTVLVQSSSTSTSIIVSMVSSGLLEVSSAIPIIMGSNIGTSVTNTIVALMQAGDRTDFRRAFAGATVHDCFNWLSVLVLLPLEAATGYLHHITRLVVASFNIHGGRDAPDLLKIITEPFTKLIIQLDESVITSIATGDESLRNHSLIQIWCHPDSLQQNLEGREITHFDLRKKQAMEDSSVPHCP, from the exons ATGTTGTCCTACGGAGAGAGGCTGGGGTCCCCTGCTGTCTCCCCACTCCCAGTCCGTGGGGGGCATGTGATGCGAGGGACGGCCTTTGCCTACGTGCCCAGCCCTCAGG TCCTACACAGGATCCCGGGGACCTCTGCCTATGCCTTCCCCAGCCTGGGCCCTGTGGCCCTTGCTGAGCACACCTGCCCCTGTGGGGAGGTCCTGGAGCGCCATGAACCACTGCCTGCCAAGCTGGCCCTGGAGGAGGAGCAGAAGCCAG AGTCCAGGCTGGTCCCCAAGCTGCGCCAGGCTGGCGCCATGCTGCTCAAGGTGCCACTGATGCTCACCTTCCTCTACCTCTTCGTCTGCTCCCTGGACATGCTCAGCTCGGCCTTCCAGCTGGCTGGAG GGAAGGTGGCTGGTGACATCTTCAAGGATAACGCCATCCTGTCCAACCCGGTGGCCGGGCTGGTGGTGGGGATCCTGGTGACCGTGCTGGTGCAGAGCTCCAGCACCTCCACATCCATCATCGTCAGCATGGTCTCCTCTGGCT TGCTGGAGGTGAGCTCTGCCATCCCCATCATCATGGGCTCCAACATCGGCACCTCTGTCACCAACACCATCGTGGCCCTGATGCAGGCGGGGGACAGGACTGACTTCCGGCG GGCCTTCGCGGGGGCCACGGTGCATGACTGCTTTAACTGGCTGTCAGTGCTGGTCCTGCTGCCCCTGGAGGCTGCCACTGGCTACCTGCACCACATCACTCGACTTGTGGTGGCCTCCTTCAACATCCATGGTGGCCGTGATGCTCCTGACCTGCTCAAGATCATCACAGAGCCCTTCACGAAGCTCATCATCCAG CTGGACGAGTCTGTGATAACCAGCATTGCCACTGGTGATGAGTCCCTGAGGAACCACAGTCTCATCCAGATCTGGTGCCACCCAGACTCCTTACAG